Proteins encoded together in one Papaver somniferum cultivar HN1 unplaced genomic scaffold, ASM357369v1 unplaced-scaffold_21, whole genome shotgun sequence window:
- the LOC113339658 gene encoding wall-associated receptor kinase 2-like translates to MVFCSTITLSETGVAATREVRAISTATRWVSVNGTGISSNKIVLPGCKDRCGNIIASISSYGAFYEVSVVTLDYVRINRPVIALCDYDRVNYTTRLEELVYLWTELLDFSESGTSFTISNTLNKLIILGCNIYGSISPADDSSRNGNQKIDVTSSGCASHCTNGYIGIPSPCVGNGCCKATIPNPNGLAGFKIQVERIVGRQTDSVVPYTEPCLRVFVADQDFTGDDDLILSRNYSPFASVIMEWVINDFDTCNKTDSRYACGINTDCLESHIGRGYRCKCSKGYRGNPYLQHGCQDVDECKEESHKCGSGFLCTNTPGSYNCDCAPGEKLGISSLGYHCMPDKRKLQVAALVASGVVVSVC, encoded by the exons ATGGTGTTCTGTTCTACTATAACACTATCAGAAACTGGAGTAGCAGCAACAAGAGAAGTACGAGCAATATCTACAGCTACAAGATGGGTAAGTGTTAACGGTACCGGTATTAGTAGTAATAAGATAGTTTTACCAGGTTGCAAAGATAGATGTGGGAATATAA TTGCTAGTATCAGTTCGTATGGTGCTTTTTATGAAGTTTCAGTAGTCACGTTAGACTATGTTCGTATTAATAGACCGGTCATCGCCTTGTGTGACTATGACCGTGTTAACTATACGACGCGCTTAGAAGAGCTGGTTTATCTTTGGACTGAGTTGTTAGACTTCAGTGAAAGTGGAACATCTTTCACCATCTCCAACACTCTCAATAAGTTAATAATTTTAGGTTGCAACATTTACGGCTCCATTTCACCGGCGGATGATTCATCAAGAAATGGTAATCAAAAAATAGATGTCACAAGCAGTGGGTGTGCATCTCACTGCACCAACGGATACATAGGTATCCCATCTCCCTGTGTTGGCAATGGTTGTTGCAAGGCAACAATCCCAAATCCCAATGGACTAGCAGGATTCAAAATACAAGTTGAGAGAATAGTTGGTCGTCAAACGGACTCTGTTGTTCCATACACAGAACCTTGTCTCCGTGTCTTTGTGGCCGACCAAGATTTTACTGGGGATGATGATTTGATTCTGTCTAGGAATTACTCACCATTTGCATCTGTGATTATGGAATGGGTAATAAATGACTTCGACACATGCAACAAGACTGATAGTAGATATGCTTGCGGCATAAATACTGATTGCCTTGAATCTCATATTGGTCGTGGTTATCGCTGCAAATGTTCAAAAGGCTACCGAGGAAATCCTTATCTTCAACATGGCTGTCaag ATGTTGATGAATGCAAAGAAGAATCACACAAATGCGGAAGTGGATTTCTTTGCACCAATACACCTGGGAGTTATAACTGTGATTGCGCACctggtgagaaattggggatcaGCAGTTTGGGGTATCATTGTATGCCTGACAAACGAAAACTTCAAGTTGCTGCACTTGTGGCATCAG GTGTTGTAGTATCTGTTTGTTAA
- the LOC113339657 gene encoding uncharacterized protein LOC113339657, which yields MRDYIDRARNIIYNLAAADTVVTESELRHCILAGLDTAYDAIVTSLTTSMGAMKLEDFITYILTYELRIENQAKSLHSQPVANVAASGPTRSAASSFSRPAASNFSRPPTRSSLSSAQQFSSLSIPARPDASNTSNHSSLLGPAQPYNSRTDVRLPCQLCGRKNHAANDCWNRLDRSFRPPQRHPPTSASRAYASQTGLLSTPPWTPDSGATDHITNYLSRLQFSNEYTGPDQIQMGNGSSIPISNVGSSVLGNPNRSIYREGYSSWQ from the exons ATGCGAGATTATATTGATCGAGCTCGCAATATCATTTACAACCTTGCAGCTGCCGATACTGTTGTCACTGAGTCTGAATTACGTCACTGCATTCTTGCCGGCCTAGATACTGCATATGATGCCATTGTTACCTCTCTTACAACTTCTATGGGAGCCATGAAACTAGAGGATTTTATCACCTATATTCTCACGTATGAACTTCGTATTGAGAACCAAGCAAAGTCACTGCATTCTCAGCCTGTAGCTAACGTTGCAGCATCCGGCCCAACTCGTTCAGCTGCTTCCAGCTTCTCTCGTCCAGCTGCTTCCAATTTTTCACGTCCTCCTACTCGGTCCAGTCTATCTTCGGCCCAACAATTCTCCTCCCTATCAATCCCAGCTCGTCCAGATGCTTCCAACACTTCGAATCATTCCTCTCTTCTCGGCCCAGCACAACCTTACAACTCACGCACAGATGTGCGTCTTCCCTGTCAACTATGTGGTCGCAAGAATCATGCAGCTAATGACTGTTGGAATCGTTTGGATCGCTCGTTTCGTCCTCCTCAACGTCATCCACCTACCTCTGCTTCTCGTGCTTATGCTTCTCAAACTGGTTTGTTATCTACACCTCCGTGGACTCCTGATAGTGGTGCtacagatcatataaccaatTATCTTTCTCGTCTCCAATTTTCTAATGAATATACTGGTCCGGATCAAATTCAAATGGGTAATGGCTCTTCTATTCCAATCTCTAATGTTGGATCCTCTGTTTTGGGAAATCCCAACC gatcgataTACCGGGAAGGTTATTCTTCGTGGCAGTAG
- the LOC113339238 gene encoding ankyrin repeat-containing protein NPR4-like, which translates to MWIEIKEERMINMVIGERNEKIVNLMCKKTSEKNNLLTRTDENNSSILHHVAKLAPSSQLNRISGAVLQMQRELQWFKGIENMLPEEYKFMRNNSGDTAQMIFTEEHKKLVEKGEKWLKETSGSCMVVAALIATVAFAAAFTVPGGSISDSDSNNNGIPIFLEKNSFALFIVADALALFYSITSVLMFLAILASRYAEEDFLKSLPQKLIIGLATLFLSMATILIAFGAALSIVVGNRFPWAPIPITILSYIPVILFIWLMFPLFVEMVWSTYKPRMFPGLSQHAILQDKNKKEN; encoded by the exons ATGTGGATTGAGATAAAAGAAGAGAGAATGATAAACATGGTTATTGGAGAGCGAAATGAAAAGATTGTAAATCTCATGTGTAAAAAGACTAGTGAGAAGAATAATCTACTTACTAGGACAGATGAAAACAATAGCAGTATCTTGCATCACGTGGCCAAATTAGCACCTTCTTCTCAACTAAATCGGATATCTGGTGCAGTTCTTCAGATGCAACGAGAATTGCAGTGGTTCAAG GGAATTGAAAATATGTTACCAGAGGAATATaagttcatgagaaataatagtGGGGATACGGCTCAAATGATATTCACAGAAGAACATAAGAAGCTAGTGGAAAAAGGAGAAAAATGGCTAAAAGAAACATCAGGTTCGTGTATGGTAGTCGCTGCCCTCATTGCTACTGTTGCATTTGCAGCTGCGTTCACTGTTCCTGGTGGTAGTATTAGCGATAGTGATAGTAATAACAATGGCATCCCTATTTTTCTGGAAAAGAACTCATTTGCACTCTTTATCGTAGCAGACGCGTTAGCTCTATTCTACTCAATCACATCAGTTCTCATGTTCTTAGCCATACTAGCTTCTCGCTATGCAGAAGAGGATTTTCTAAAATCATTGCCCCAGAAACTGATAATTGGTCTTGCAACTCTGTTCTTGTCTATGGCCACCATATTGATAGCCTTTGGTGCAGCACTGTCTATTGTGGTTGGGAACAGGTTCCCATGGGCTCCAATTCCTATAACGATTCTTAGTTATATTCCGGTGATCTTGTTTATATGGTTGATGTTTCCATTGTTTGTTGAAATGGTTTGGTCTACTTATAAGCCTCGCATGTTTCCAGGACTTAGCCAACACGCTATTTTGCAAGATAAGAATAAGAAAGAGAATTGA
- the LOC113340336 gene encoding vinorine synthase-like, protein MSDVIMKIDIVSRESIRPSSPTPSHLNTYSLSLLDQLCPPLYVPLLLYYTKQLDSGTDCNLGDKESSSRCDVLKKSLAETLSKYYPLAGRIKDDVSVECNDEGVDFIEARVVGREVSQVIQLTDSVNIDIMEPFLPFEPYGESGSTFGLGLDLVSKALLKIQVNVFDCGGIIICAYIFHRIADGTTFVNFIKDWAATARGDGDSGFRVQGKPHYELFSLFPPRALLGFNVNEMIETEKGILTKRFVFKALNIAKLKKKCIHDAKEAYEGGEQEQQPPTRFEALTSLIWKCFMDVDRQTKARRHHEDVVSASVDAPTDDAVLRQVQHYGASFSINLRTRMNPPLPSNTFGNAVGLAIAQVSHNLDNNVDYAELVSKVKNAVDQIDSDHVRALQSTDALSNIEKMKPKLEKGTVLLHFTSRCRFPIYEAADFGWGKPTWASLSKLPTKNLVMFMDTSSGDGVEAYVSLKNEDMMEFERHQELLAFVA, encoded by the coding sequence ATGAGTGATGTGATCATGAAGATTGACATAGTATCAAGAGAGTCAATACGACCATCATCTCCAACTCCCAGTCACTTAAATACCTACAGCTTATCCCTTCTTGATCAGCTCTGTCCTCCACTTTATGTTCCTCTTCTCCTTTATTATACTAAGCAGCTGGATAGCGGTACCGACTGCAACCTTGGCGACAAGGAATCATCTTCTCGTTGTGATGTTCTCAAGAAATCCTTAGCGgagactttgtcaaaatattatccATTGGCTGGAAGGATAAAAGATGATGTATCTGTTGAATGTAACGACGAGGGTGTGGATTTTATCGAAGCGCGAGTAGTTGGTAGAGAAGTTTCTCAAGTAATCCAACTCACGGATTCCGTCAATATTGATATTATGGAACCATTCTTACCGTTTGAGCCTTACGGTGAGTCGGGCTCTACATTTGGGTTAGGACTAGATTTGGTCTCCAAAGCTCTCTTAAAAATCCAAGTCAATGTCTTTGATTGTGGTGGGATTATTATCTGTGCTTACATCTTCCACAGGATTGCTGATGGGACTACGTTCGTTAATTTTATCAAGGATTGGGCAGCCACAGCTCGCGGTGATGGTGATTCAGGGTTCAGAGTTCAGGGTAAACCTCATTATGAATTGTTCTCTCTGTTCCCACCAAGAGCTTTATTGGGTTTCAACGTCAATGAAATGATCGAAACAGAAAAAGGAATTCTGACAAAAAGATTTGTTTTCAAAGCCTTGAACATCGCTAAGCTAAAGAAGAAGTGCATCCATGATGCAAAAGAAGCTTATGAGGGTGGCGAGCAGGAACAGCAGCCGCCAACACGTTTTGAAGCGTTAACATCATTAATATGGAAGTGTTTCATGGATGTGGATCGTCAAACTAAAGCAAGACGACATCATGAAGATGTTGTTAGTGCTTCTGTAGATGCGCCTACTGATGATGCTGTTCTAAGACAGGTGCAGCACTATGGTGCGTCTTTTTCTATAAATTTGAGAACAAGGATGAATCCACCGCTACCTAGCAACACTTTCGGGAACGCAGTTGGCCTTGCCATTGCACAAGTATCccataatcttgataacaatgtCGACTATGCAGAGCTGGTGTCCAAGGTTAAGAACGCGGTAGACCAGATCGACTCTGATCATGTAAGAGCACTGCAAAGTACAGATGCACTGTCAAACATCGAGaagatgaaaccgaaattggaAAAAGGTACGGTGCTGTTACACTTCACCAGTAGGTGTAGGTTCCCAATTTATGAAGCAGCAGATTTTGGTTGGGGGAAACCAACTTGGGCTAGTCTTTCTAAATTACCTACCAAGAATCTCGTTATGTTTATGGATACAAGTTCAGGAGATGGAGTAGAAGCATATGTGAGCTTGAAAAACGAAGACATGATGGAATTTGAACGACACCAGGAACTCCTTGCATTCGTTGCTTAA